A window from Crocosphaera sp. UHCC 0190 encodes these proteins:
- the recR gene encoding recombination mediator RecR, producing MYTPPLARLIEQLQRLPGVGPKTAQRLALHILKRPDAEVQALAKALIEAKKQVGLCQVCFHFSEQPICEICRNPNRDSQTVCVVADSRDVIALEKTREYRGKYHVLGGVMSPMDGIGPEQLYIQPLIRRVTQDGVKEVILAISPTVEGETTTLYLGQLLKPFTKVTRIAFGLPMGGDLEYADEITLARALEGRRELD from the coding sequence ATTTATACTCCTCCCTTAGCCCGTTTAATTGAACAACTGCAACGCTTACCAGGAGTTGGGCCAAAAACGGCCCAAAGACTTGCTTTGCATATCCTAAAGCGGCCTGATGCTGAAGTTCAAGCCCTAGCGAAAGCGTTAATTGAAGCCAAAAAACAAGTAGGCCTCTGTCAAGTGTGTTTTCATTTTTCAGAACAACCTATTTGTGAAATCTGCCGTAACCCTAATCGAGATTCACAAACGGTTTGTGTCGTCGCCGACTCCCGCGATGTGATTGCGTTAGAAAAAACCAGAGAATATCGGGGCAAATACCATGTTTTAGGAGGAGTCATGTCACCGATGGATGGCATTGGCCCAGAGCAATTATATATTCAACCCCTAATTAGAAGAGTCACCCAAGACGGTGTTAAAGAGGTGATTTTAGCCATTAGTCCCACCGTTGAAGGGGAAACCACAACCCTTTATCTCGGCCAACTGCTTAAACCCTTCACCAAAGTCACCCGTATTGCTTTCGGTTTGCCCATGGGTGGGGATCTCGAATATGCGGATGAAATTACCCTAGCGCGGGCTTTAGAAGGAAGGCGAGAATTGGACTAA
- a CDS encoding VWA domain-containing protein, translating to MAGDSIIENRDYTLMIDKSSSMATSDAPDGKTRWEIAQESTLALAKKCEEIDPDGITVYVFSGRFRRYDNVTSDKVTKIYEENEPMGQTDLVSVLEDALENYFERKAAGKAQPNGETFIVITDGTPTEQKAVIRLIIDATQKIDRDEELAISLIQVGHDKKATAFLKALDDQLEAAGAKFDIVDTVTVDDMKDMSLTDVLLNAIID from the coding sequence ATGGCAGGAGACTCAATTATCGAAAATCGGGATTATACCCTGATGATCGACAAAAGCAGCAGTATGGCTACCTCTGATGCTCCCGATGGAAAAACCCGTTGGGAAATTGCCCAGGAGTCTACCCTGGCATTAGCCAAGAAGTGTGAAGAAATTGATCCTGATGGCATTACAGTTTATGTATTTTCGGGTCGTTTTAGGCGATATGACAACGTTACCTCCGACAAGGTGACAAAAATTTATGAAGAAAACGAACCCATGGGACAAACAGACTTAGTCTCTGTTCTTGAAGATGCCCTGGAGAACTATTTTGAACGTAAAGCCGCAGGAAAAGCCCAACCCAATGGAGAAACCTTCATTGTCATCACTGATGGCACCCCCACCGAACAGAAAGCCGTGATTCGCCTCATCATTGATGCGACTCAAAAAATTGACCGAGATGAAGAGTTAGCAATTTCTCTGATTCAAGTGGGTCATGATAAGAAAGCAACGGCATTTCTTAAAGCCTTAGACGATCAACTCGAAGCCGCAGGTGCTAAGTTTGATATCGTTGATACCGTCACCGTTGATGATATGAAAGATATGTCTTTAACGGATGTGTTGCTTAATGCCATTATTGATTAG
- a CDS encoding ATP-binding protein: MIEHPLGVVIQGSLSQGLEVRLHSDVSVEQMRVGKFLVVQGVRSRFFCLLTDVSLGTANPRILANPPSFEDTFMRDVLAGSGTYGTVELAPMLMFTPIEGEQKRGSETKKEHNSLASFEAQTNADIELLPVKTIPAHFSQVYEALERDFRAVFGWEDDPTRRNFAIGKPLDTDVPICIDLDRFVERSNGVFGKSGTGKSFLTRLLISGIIRKQAAVNLMFDMHSEYGWEAMKEGKEVSTVKGLRQLFPGQVEIYTLDSESTKRRGVRDAQELYLSYDQIEIEDIRLVGYELGISEASLDNANILEAEYGKSWIVQLLNMTNEDIKLFCQEKQGHAGSIMSLQRKLMRLDNLKYLRTACPHNYINQVIESLDAGKHVVIEFGSQSNLLSYMLATNMISRRIHANYVKRSEKFLQSKNPVDRPRQLVITIEEAHRFLDSKIVHQTIFGTIAREMRKYFVTLLIVDQRPSGIDNEVMSQVGTRITCLLNDEKDIDAIFTGVSGGQNLRSVLAKLDSKQQALILGHAVPMPVVIKTRPYDQQFYTEIGETDWSELSDEAVFAAAKIGRADLGF, from the coding sequence ATGATAGAACATCCCCTCGGAGTAGTCATTCAAGGTTCCCTTTCTCAAGGTTTAGAAGTGCGGTTACATTCCGATGTTTCCGTCGAACAAATGCGGGTAGGCAAGTTTTTAGTCGTGCAAGGGGTGCGATCGCGGTTTTTCTGTCTGCTCACGGATGTTTCTTTAGGAACTGCAAACCCCCGAATTTTAGCGAACCCTCCCAGTTTTGAGGATACCTTCATGCGGGATGTTTTGGCCGGAAGTGGCACTTATGGAACCGTAGAACTCGCTCCTATGTTGATGTTTACCCCCATTGAAGGGGAACAAAAAAGAGGTTCTGAAACCAAAAAAGAACATAATTCCCTCGCGTCTTTTGAAGCACAAACGAACGCTGATATCGAATTACTCCCAGTGAAAACAATTCCCGCTCATTTTAGCCAAGTTTATGAAGCTTTAGAACGGGATTTTAGGGCGGTTTTTGGCTGGGAAGATGATCCCACCCGTCGCAATTTTGCCATTGGGAAACCCTTAGATACGGATGTGCCTATTTGTATTGATTTAGATCGGTTTGTTGAAAGAAGTAATGGAGTTTTTGGGAAGTCAGGAACAGGGAAATCTTTTTTAACCAGGTTGTTAATTTCTGGTATTATTCGTAAACAAGCAGCCGTTAATTTAATGTTTGATATGCACTCAGAATATGGCTGGGAAGCGATGAAAGAAGGCAAGGAAGTTTCGACGGTTAAAGGGTTACGTCAATTGTTTCCTGGACAGGTAGAAATTTATACCTTAGACTCTGAATCTACGAAACGTAGAGGGGTCAGAGATGCTCAAGAATTATACTTAAGTTACGATCAAATTGAAATAGAAGATATTCGCTTAGTTGGCTATGAATTAGGGATTTCTGAGGCAAGTTTAGATAATGCCAATATTCTCGAAGCTGAATATGGCAAATCCTGGATCGTTCAGCTATTAAATATGACCAATGAAGACATTAAACTATTTTGCCAAGAGAAACAAGGTCATGCCGGATCAATCATGTCCTTACAACGGAAGTTAATGCGCTTAGATAACTTGAAATATTTACGCACAGCTTGCCCCCATAATTATATTAATCAAGTAATAGAATCCCTCGATGCAGGTAAGCACGTCGTCATTGAATTTGGCTCCCAATCTAACCTGCTTTCTTATATGTTAGCAACGAATATGATTAGTCGTCGGATTCATGCTAATTATGTCAAAAGATCTGAAAAATTTCTACAGTCTAAAAATCCTGTTGATCGACCTCGACAATTAGTTATTACTATTGAAGAAGCTCACCGCTTTTTAGATTCTAAAATTGTGCATCAAACTATCTTTGGGACTATCGCTAGAGAGATGCGAAAATACTTTGTTACCCTTTTAATTGTGGATCAAAGACCATCAGGAATTGACAATGAAGTGATGTCTCAAGTCGGAACCAGAATCACCTGTTTATTAAATGATGAAAAAGATATTGATGCCATTTTTACAGGGGTTTCTGGGGGGCAAAATTTACGGTCAGTTTTAGCAAAATTAGACTCTAAACAACAAGCTTTAATCTTAGGCCATGCGGTACCAATGCCAGTCGTCATTAAAACCCGTCCTTACGATCAACAATTCTATACAGAAATAGGCGAAACAGACTGGTCAGAATTATCCGATGAAGCCGTATTTGCTGCTGCTAAAATAGGGAGAGCAGATCTAGGATTTTAG
- the gatA gene encoding Asp-tRNA(Asn)/Glu-tRNA(Gln) amidotransferase subunit GatA: protein MTSIRELHQQLVKKERSAVEITTEALERIKKVDPKVKSFLQITADSALEMAKQVDKKIAAKEEIGLLAGIPIGIKDNMCTTGITTTCGSRILENFVPPYESTVTQKLKDAGAVMVGKTNLDEFAMGSSTENSGYQVTANPWDLSRVPGGSSGGSAAAVAASECVVALGSDTGGSIRQPAALCGVVGLKPTYGLVSRFGLVAYASSLDQIGPFARNVEDAAILLGAIAGYDAKDSTSLNVPIPDYTQFLKPSLKGLTIGVIEETFGEGLDGVVEKAVNEAITHLKSLGAKINKISCPRFRYGLPAYYIIAPSEASANLARYDAVKYGIREDADTLIDMYTKTRAKGFGTEVKRRIMLGTYALSAGYYDAYYLKAQKVRTLIKNDFDAAFEKVDVLVCPTTPTTAFKAGEKTSDPLSMYLSDLMTIPVNLAGLPGMSIPCGFDKQGLPIGLQLIGNVLEEGKLFQVGYAYEKSSDWQTKIPPLK, encoded by the coding sequence ATGACATCTATCCGCGAACTCCATCAACAATTAGTCAAAAAAGAACGTTCTGCTGTCGAAATTACCACAGAAGCCTTAGAACGCATCAAAAAAGTAGACCCCAAAGTCAAAAGCTTCTTACAGATTACTGCCGATTCTGCCCTAGAAATGGCCAAGCAAGTCGATAAAAAAATCGCGGCTAAAGAAGAAATTGGGCTATTAGCCGGAATTCCCATCGGTATTAAAGATAATATGTGTACCACAGGCATCACCACTACCTGCGGATCAAGAATATTAGAAAATTTTGTCCCTCCTTATGAGTCTACCGTCACCCAGAAATTAAAAGACGCGGGAGCCGTCATGGTAGGCAAAACCAACTTAGATGAGTTTGCCATGGGGAGTTCCACCGAAAACTCCGGTTATCAAGTCACCGCCAACCCCTGGGACTTATCTAGGGTTCCTGGGGGTTCATCTGGGGGTTCTGCTGCTGCTGTAGCTGCCTCAGAATGCGTTGTCGCCCTTGGCTCAGATACAGGGGGATCAATTCGTCAACCAGCCGCTTTATGTGGCGTAGTGGGGCTAAAACCCACCTATGGGTTAGTGTCTCGCTTTGGTTTAGTGGCCTATGCTTCATCCTTAGACCAAATTGGCCCCTTTGCCCGTAATGTAGAAGATGCAGCCATTTTATTAGGGGCGATCGCCGGGTACGATGCCAAAGATTCTACCAGCTTAAATGTTCCTATTCCCGACTATACCCAATTCCTGAAACCCTCCTTAAAAGGGCTAACGATTGGAGTTATTGAGGAAACCTTTGGGGAAGGATTGGATGGGGTAGTAGAAAAAGCGGTTAATGAGGCGATCACCCACTTAAAGAGTTTAGGGGCAAAAATTAACAAGATTTCCTGTCCCCGTTTCCGTTACGGTTTACCTGCTTATTATATTATTGCCCCCTCAGAAGCATCTGCCAATTTAGCCCGTTATGATGCGGTAAAATACGGCATTAGAGAGGATGCAGATACCCTAATTGATATGTACACCAAAACCCGCGCTAAAGGGTTTGGAACCGAGGTTAAACGACGTATCATGTTAGGAACTTATGCTTTATCCGCAGGGTATTATGATGCTTATTATCTCAAGGCCCAAAAAGTTCGCACCTTAATTAAAAATGATTTTGATGCTGCTTTTGAAAAGGTAGATGTCTTGGTTTGTCCCACTACCCCCACCACAGCGTTTAAAGCAGGGGAAAAGACTTCAGATCCCTTAAGTATGTATTTATCTGATTTAATGACCATTCCTGTTAATTTAGCAGGTTTGCCAGGGATGAGTATTCCTTGCGGGTTCGACAAACAAGGTTTACCCATCGGGTTACAACTCATCGGCAATGTCCTTGAAGAAGGGAAATTATTTCAAGTCGGTTATGCTTATGAAAAATCTAGCGATTGGCAGACTAAAATTCCTCCCTTAAAGTAA